The DNA segment TCCGATGTTTGAAGGAACGCTTTTGGACGGAACCTCTCGTTTGAGTAAAAATGGAGAAACGATTTATCACAACTCGTTATTGTCTACCTTTGCAGAATATGCTGTTGTACCAGAGCTTTCATGTGTGAAGATTCCTGATGCCATGCCTCTTGCTCAAGCGTCCTTAATCGGTTGCGGTGTAGCGACAGGTTACGGTGCTGCCGTTCACGCTGCAAAAGTAACGCCAGGTTCGACCGTTGCGGTATTTGGGATTGGGGGAGTCGGTGTTAATGCCATTCAAGGAGCACGTATTGCCGGAGCGGCAAAGATCATTGCCTGTGATATGAAGCCGGCTAACCTTGAAATCGCGAAAAAATTCGGGGCTACTCATACAATCAATGTTGCCGAACAAAATGCGGAAGAAACGTTAAAAGAGCTGACTGGTGGATACGGTGTTCATTTCGCAATCGACTGCTCCGGCCATACAGGAGCAACAGAAAGTGCTTGGAAAGGAACAAGAAAGGGAGGTACTGTAGTTGTAGTTGGCGCGTTCAACCCAGCTATGACCGTTAATTTGCCAGCTGGCGGCTTCCACCGTGTAGGAAAAATCTTAAAGGGCAGCTTCTATGGCGATACACAACCATACCGTGATTTCCCTACCATTGCCCAGCTTTATCTCGATGGCAAATTTATGCTGGATGAGCTTATCCTTGATCGCATTCAACTAGATGATATCAATCAAGCATTCGACAGCTTCCATGACTGCAACTGCATCAACGTGGGCAGAACAGTAGTTGAGTTTTCATCACAGGAACAGAAGGAAGTAGTAGATAGTTCTGATAGTGTAGTAACAATCTAACATTAAAAATGGGGACAGTCCCCCGCTGCTTTACAGCTGTGGGGGACTGTCCCCATTATTTTTATGAATCTCGCTCCACCAATAATTTTGCCAGTATTTCTTCGATGAATATAAAAAATACGGTTCGCGTTTTTTCATACGGTAACAACTTCTCACTTTGAGCAGATTGGGTTAAGTAGAAGATATGATCTGCTTTTAAGGCTGAGGTATTGTCGTATTCCTCCAAAATCAACAAGCTTTCCGCCCCTTTAGCCTTCACGCTATTGAAGAGATTTTCAAAAGAAGCGAATTTACCGGTTACGGAAAAAACAATTAGTAAAGTATCCTCATCCACCAAATGCTGCGCATGATCTTCCCCTTGGGACACCAAAATATTTTTGCCAGAAACAAGAGCGAGCTTATATGCAAAGTATTCCACACATATAAAGGATGGACCCAAGCCGAATAGAACGATTCGGTTGTACTTTTTAAAAAGGGTGATAAACTCATCCACTAATGTGGGATCAAAATTGTCGATAAAGTCTTTTAATCGTTCAAGTTCGCTAGAAATGTTTCGATCTTCATGAATGATAGGCTGACCACTCAGAAATTGCTTGTATTGTTTAAAGCTTTCAAACCCAAGTTTTCTTACTAGCTTGGAAATTTTTGACGAAGACACCTGACAATAATCAGCAGCCTCTAAAATTTTCAGCTGATCATTTTCTTTTATAATTTCAGAGAGTTTGCTATGGACCGCAAGCTCCAGGTCATTTAATTTATTAAGATTTATATTTATGGTCATTCCCTCGCTTCACCTAATAGTCTGTAATGAAAGTATATCAAAGTGGAAAATTTTCCACAATATAAAATGTTTTTAAAAAATATAGAAAATTTTCTATAGAAATCGTTTACATAAGGAACTGTTTATAGTAAATTAACGTTAATAATATTAAAAACTTTCTAAGAAGAAGGGTTAAACATGACAACTCAAAAAGCTGATATCAAAGACTTCTCAATGAATTTTTTTAGCTTAAAAGGAAAAGTGGCCATCATCACTGGAGGAAATTCTGGATTAGGGCAAGGCTTTGCTTTAGCACTAGCAAAAGCTGGCGCAGACATTTTTGCAGTCAGCATTGCTGGTGACAATGAAGAAACCAAAAACCTCATAGAAGCAGAAGGTGTTCGGTATCATCTCATGATTGCAGACGTCACGCAAGAAGGCGCTTGCCAAAGAATTGTGGAAGAATGCATCTCTACTTTTGGGAAAATCGATATCCTCATGAATAATGCGGGTATTTGTATCAATGAACCAGATGTAACAAAGTTTACTAGACTTCAATGGGATAAAATGGTCTCAATCAATTTAACGGCAGCTTTTGAATTATCACATGAAGTGGCAAAGTACATGATTCCACAACAAAGCGGAAAAATCATTAATACGTGTTCCTTGTTTTCCTACCTCGGAGGTCAATGGTCACCAGCTTATGCAGCAACGAAGCATGGTTTAGCCGGCTTTACAAAAGCCTATTGTGACGAACTAGCACAATTCAATATTCAAGTGAACGGAATTGCACCTGGGTATTTCGCTACGGCGGTTACAGCTGAGACAAGAGCGAATCCAGAGGCGAATCAACGTATTTTAGATCATATTCCAGCTAATCGATGGGGCAATATCTTAGATTTAATGGGTGCAGTTGTTTATTTAGCTTCAGACGCTTCCAACTATGTAAATGGTACTCTCTTAAATGTGGATGGCGGCTATTTAGTCCGATAACGAAAGATAGAAATGGATCGTAAAGGAGAAATGCAGCGATGACAAATGAACAATTAATCAAAGAAGAAACAGCGATGCGGAAAGAACAGTTAGTAAAAGAATTAGAGTCTATTATTTCAGTAGGACAAATCAATACCGATCACGAAGCACTCTATGATGCAGCAGCGGACCGATATAAAAAATATGCAAAGGCAAAAAAAGTTCTTGATGTTCCGATGCCAATGGCGATTGTGTATCCACACTCTACAGAAGAAGTACAGGCACTTCTGCAGTTCTGCAATAAGCACAAGATCAATGTGATTCCTCGAAGCGGGAAAACAGCTACGGAAGGCGGTCTTGAAAACTGGAAAGAAATCGCAGTCGTCATCGATGGCTCGAAAATGAATCAAATCATTAAAATCGATCCTTATAACATGCAGGCAACGGTTCAAGCAGGTGTCAAACTACAAACCTTAGAAGATGAGCTGCGAAAAATTGGTTATACAACAGGCCACTCTCCACAGTCAAAGCCAGTAGCACAATTTGGCGGGTTGCTAGCAACAAGAAGTATTGGTCAATTCTCCACTCTTTACGGTGCGATTGAAGACATGGTGGTCGGTTTAGAATGTGTATTCCCAGACGGACATGTTTCTAGAATCAAAAATGTGCCAAGAAGAGCGGGCGGACCGGATATTAGACACATTGTCATCGGTAACGAAGGAACGTTATGCTACATCACAGAAGTGACAGTGAAAATTTTTAAATACTACCCTGAAAACAATGTCTTCCACGGTTATTTAATCAAGGATGTAGATACAGGGATTCATATTTTAAGAGAAGTCATTACAAACGGCTTTAGACCATCGGTGGCACGTGTCTATTCCGAACAAGATGCAAGACAACATTTTTCCCACTTCTATAAAGACAAATGTGTGTTGATCTTTATGGCTGAAGGACCAAAAGGGATAGTCAAAGCAACGAATGAAGCGATTGAAGAAGCGGTGGCTATATTCCAGGATGGCATCGTTGAAAAAGTAGAAGACCAATATATCGAAAATTGGTTCAACAACTTGAACTGGACGCAAGGACATATTGACAATGAAATCCAAACGATGATTCAGCATCATAAACATGATGGTTATACAACGGAAGTATCCGCTGACTGGGAAAGCATCACCAAGATTTATCACAATGTCATGAAAAGAGTAAGGGAAGAGTTTGACCGAATTGAAGATATCACGATGCTTGGCGGCCACTCATCCCATAGTTATCTAAATGGAACCAATATGTACTTTGTCTATAACTACAATATTAATTGTGCGCCAGAGGATGAAATGAGAATTTATCATCATCCTATACAAGCCATTATTGTTGAAGAAACCTTAAAGCTTGGCGGTTCGATGTGTCACCACCATGGTATTGGAAAATACCGTAGCGAGTGGACACTAGAAGAGCATGGTTCTGCTTACTATATGTTAGAAAAATTAAAAGAAGCGTTTGACCCGAATGGCATCATGAATTTTGGCACCATCTTCCCTCAAGAAGAAGGCCTAAAATATATCAAAGGATAACATAAGGTGGCTGGCTATATGAGCGGTTATGTAATGGGGATTGATAATGGCTCGCAAAGCACGAAAGTTGCCATTTATGATTTCGAAGGCAATGAGGTTGCATTTGGCTCTTATCAATTAAAAGAAACGTTATCCCCTGAACCAGGTGTCGTCATCCATCCCGATGATGATTTATGGGACAGTGTATATGGAGCGATAAAAAATTGTTTGGCTACTTTTACCGGCAATCCGAAAGAGATTGCCGGGATTGGCCTTTGTACCATTAGATGTTGTCGGGTGTTGTTAAACGAAGAGGGCCAGCTAGCTTATCCTGTAATCAGCTGGATGGATTCCCGTTTGAACAAACCGTATGTTCATTCTGATGATCAAGTCAAATATGTAACGACTACTTCCGGGTATCTAGGCTTTCGATTGACAGGGGAATTCAAGGACACGGCTGCTAATTATGAAGTTCACTGGCCGTTGGACCGTGAAACACTTGATTGGTCGAAGGATGAGGAAGTTTTTAAGGCGTACGGTTTGAAAAGAGAAATGGTCTTTACGCTTGTCAAACCGGGTGAAAAGCTGGGGACGCTTCGTGGTGAACTAGCGGATGCGCTTGGGTTGAACCCGGACATCCCTGTCGTAGCCACAGCGAATGATAAAGCGGTTGAGGCTTTGGGCTCCGGCATCAAGGATGATGGGACCATCATGATTTCTCTTGGAACCTTTATTTCGTCGATGTTGTTACGAAATGAATATAAGGAAAATGCAGTGAATTTTTTCCCAACGCTTGCCTGTATTCCCTTTAAATATGTGTATGAATCCAATGGCATTCGCCGCGGGATGTGGACCGTGAGCTGGTTTAAGAAGCTGATCGGTGAAGAGCTTGTTACGGAAGCTGGGAAGCTCGGTGTATCGGAAGAGGAATTCATGAACAGGAAAGCAGAAGAGGTGCCTGTAGGCAGTGACGGCCTGATTACGATTCTCGATTGGTTATCGACACCATCTGAACCTTATCGAAAAGGGATTATGATGGGGTTTGATCAGCGACACACCAAGTTTCATATCTACCGCTCAATTTTGGAAGCGATTTCCTATAACATTAAAAACAATATTGATGATATGTTAGCGGAAATAGATGTCACGTTACATGAGGTAATCGTCATCGGCGGGGGTTCGAAAAGTGACTTGATGATGCAAATCATTGCCGACTTATATGGATTACCTGTCCATAGACGCGAAGGCAGCAGTGTTGCCTGTCTAGGAGCCGCGATTTGTGTCTGTCAGCATTTATCTATTTATAGTGACTTCTATGAAGCGGCAAATCAAATGGTCAAAACTGAAAAAACGTTTTTACCAAATCCCGAAAATCACGTGCTCTATAATACCGTGAACGATACGGTCGTTAAACAGGTAAGAAAACATACAGATGAAATTTTTAAGCTGACTTATCCCATCTTCAACTAAGATCTTACTATATTAGAGTCATCAAGAAGCCGGAACGTACAAAGTGTGAAAGCTTGTTAGGTTCTGGCGACAATATATAAAGAGATTTCTAAATTTTTGAAAAACAAGGGGGATTATTGGATGAAAAATTTAAGGCACAGCGTTTTTTGGCCGCCGTTTTTATTATTGATTGCTGCCGCTCTATTTAGCTTTTTTAACAGGGAAGGTTTTATTAAAATGGCAACGGATGCTAATAACTGGCTACTCGCAAATGTCGGTTGGTTATTTAGCTTAGGCGGCTTGATTATGCTATTAACGGTTGTAGGGGTCTATTTTTCACCACTGGGGAAAGTAAAAATTGGTGGAAAAAATGCAAAGCCGATGCTTAAGTTGTCAAACTGGCTGGCAATTACTCTTTGTACGACGATTGCATCAGGTGTTACATTTTGGGGAATTGTTGAGCCAATCTACCATGTAACGGCTCCGCCTGAGTCTTTAGGAATTAAACCAAATAGCCCAGCATCTGCTATTTTCTCGATGTCAACGATGTATCTTCACTGGACGGTTACGCCATATGCTATTTATTGTGTACCAGCACTTATGTTTGCTTTTGCTTATTATAATATGCGCAAACCATTCAGCTTAAGTTCCACGTTAGCACCGCTTTTTGGCGACAAAGTATTTGGCGGCTGGGGAAAAACCATTGATGCCTTATGTTTATATACATTGGCACTAGGAATGGCAGCAGCCATGGGAACCAGTATTTTGAACTTAGCGGGTGGAGTGAATTACCTATCAGGTATCGCTAGTAATCCAACCCTTTGGGCAATTATCTCTGTCGTGGTTATGGTGACGTTTATTCTTTCTGCTTCCAGCGGTCTAATGAAGGGAATCCGAATTTTATCAGATATCAATATGAAGGTTTATATTGTCATCGTTCTATTTATGTTTGTTGCTGGACCGACTGCTTATATTGTTAATCTAGGAACGGAATCCTTTGGTAACTTTTTATCTCATTTCTTCGAAAAAAGCTTATTTACTGGAGCCGCAGCCGGAGACCAGTGGCCACAGTGGTGGACGGTGTTCTATTGGGCTAACTGGTTTGCATGGGCAGCGATTACAGCCTTGTTCTTAGGAAGAATTTCATATGGTTATTCTGTAAAAGCGTTTATTATGGTTAACTTTGTATTCCCGTCTGCTTTTGGTGCGTTGTGGATGACGATCTTTGGTGGGACGGCGATCCACAAGCAGATGACAGAAGGAACACTTGGGGATATCTTAACGAACCAAGGACCTGAATCCGTATTATATTCGGTTTTAGCTGATGTACCATTGTCTAGTTTAGTTATACCTTTCTATCTATTTGTTGTCTTTATCTCTTTCGTTACGGCATCCGACTCCAATATCTCGGCCATGGGTGGGATCAGTTCTACTGGAATTACGCCTGAGAGCCCAGAATCGGGATTGGGTATTAAAGTGGTTTGGGGATCTGCAATTGGGATTATTTCTTGGATCATGATCAGCTTCGCTAAGATTGACGGGATTAAAATGCTTTCGAATCTAGGAGGCGTACCTGCACTCATATTAGGGTTACTAACCGTCTTTGCCTTAATCAAGGTCGCTAAAAATCCAGAAAAATATGATGTAGCAAGCAAGGACGAGAGTAATGATACGCAGGAAGACTTGAAAAAGGTAATGTAATAGTTTGAGGTCTTTTTGGGGACAGTCCCCCGGCGCTTTAAAGCGTTGGGGGACTGTCCCTTTTTTTGCCACGATAACGTCGCTGTGGCACAATGAAGAGAGATGAATATTAAGGAAGGAAGTGCAAAGCGATGAATTTCGAAATGGTTATGCAGGAACTGGAATCGCTCGGCAAGGAGCGAAGTAAGAAGATGTACATAAGCAATGGGGCACACGAGCCAGTTTTTGGCGTGGCTACAGGCGCAATGAAGCCGATGGCAAAGAAAATCAAGAAGAATCAGCCGTTGGCCGAGCAGCTTTATGCCACAGGGAACTACGATGCCATGTATTTTGCTGGCATCATTGCGGACCCCAAGGCAATGACTGAGGCGGATTTTGATCGTTGGATCGATGGTGCGTATTTTTATATGCTTTCTGATTATGTGGTTGCCGTCACTTTAGCAGAAAGCGATTTGGCACAAGCTGTTGCCGATAAATGGATCGCAAGCGGGGAAGAGCTTCGAATGTCGGCTGGCTGGAGCTGTTACTGCTGGCTTTTGGGTAATCGCAAGGACGAGGAGTTTAGTTCGAGTAAGCTTGCGAATATGCTTGAACAGGTGGAAAACACAATTCATGAGTCTCCCGAACGAACGAAATCCTCTATGAATAATTTTATATACACAGTCGGGGTTTCTTATGTGCCGCTCCATGAGAAGGCGGTTGAAACCGCAAAGGCAGTAGGCCTAGTGGAAATTAAGCGGGATAACAAAAAAAGCAGTATTCTGAATGCTTCCGAAATTATTCAAAAGGGAATCGATCAAGGGAGACTTGGTTTCAAACGCAAATATGTAAGGTGTTAGTAGAAGAAGAAGTTTGGGGACAGTCCCCCGCTGCTTTACAGCGACGGGGGACTGTCCCCAATTTTGTTGCTGTGAAAACCTTCGAGTAGAGGTTTGACGAGTAAAAAGGGGAATGTGACGAGTAAATTGGATAAAGTGACGAGTAATTAGTTAAAAAGACGAGTAAAATTCGATTTTGACGAGTAAATGGAGCAAACTGACGAGTAAGAAGAGATTCCTCCTTTTTCTATGTATGTCTATTAGGTTTTGTAACCCAAATAACTCTCACTGTTCTCCATTAGATGTATTTCAATAAGGGTTTTCAGCAAAAATGATACCCAAAAAAGAAAATGGTGCTCAAGCATCGATGAATCGACCCACTGAGCACCATTTTTATACTTATAAAATAAAGAAGGTAATAACCGACAGAAAGATAGATGTGATCAGCATGGCTATTAGTGGTCTTAGGGCTTTTGTTCGGAGGTCACGAAGGCTTACGTTTAGGCCCAGTCCGACCATGGCTGATGTAAGGATAAAGGTGGTTGCTGTTGAGATGCCGTCTAGAACGGCTGCTGGTACAGGGACCCACGTGCCTACAGCATAACTGCCGAACAAGCTCATGAGTATGAACCCCACCAAAAACCAAGGAAAATCAACTTTTGTTTCTCCTGCGGCATCTGCACTTTTTCGTTTCATCCAATACATCAAAATAAAACATAATGGAACAAGCAGTAGAACACGTCCAAGCTTGGCCAAGAGTGCCATGGCCAATCCATCGGGACCCGCAGGCGCACCGGCTAAAGCCACATGGGCAATTTCATGCAGGCTGCTGCCGCTCCAGATCCCGTAATCCACCGCGGATAAGGGAAGAAGCGGGCGGATAATCGTATAGACGATGGAAAAAATGGTGCCCACTAGAGCGATGATTCCGACCCCAATCGCCGTATCCTCTTCTTTTGCTTTGATGATGGGTGCTACCGCTGCAATGGCTGCTGCCCCACATACTCCGGTTCCGACTCCCAGAAGTAGCGATAGAGATGAATCCGCTTTCAGTCTTTTACCAAGCCAAACCGTTGCTAGAATCGCAAAGACGATGACTCCAGCATCCCGGACCACCAACCCCAAACCTTGGTTCAGAATTACATCGACATTTAATTTTAATCCATATAAGATAATCGCAAACCGTAAGAAATATCTCGCTGAAAATTGGATTCCTGCCTTTATTTTTTCAGGATATCCAAAAAATTGCCTGTAAATGATGGCTAGTATAATCGCACAGGCCATCGGTCCGACTCGGTTAAAGCCCGGTATGGCCGAAAGCGCAAATCCAGCAGCCGCAATGACAATGGTAAAAGCGATTCCGCCTACCCACAAACCGGCTTTGGATTTTGGCTCTGGCTTTTTTTGCTGCTGTTGCTGGCCAGCTATTTCGTGTGAAGATAAGGCTCTTGCTGATTGACTACTCATTCAATCACCCCACAACTTATTTTGTACTTTCATCCTACTCTCGTTTTGTTGATAAGGAAAATAATGATATATAATAGTTATCATAAGTAAATCTATATACATGAAGTGGGGGTTACCATGGATCACTATTTAGAGGTGTTTGTAAAGGTTGTGGAAAAGGGGAATTTTTCAAAGGCTGCAGAAGATCTTCACATGACCCAGCCGGCGGTCAGCCAATACATTAAAGTCATGGAGGAATCGGTTGGAGCCCGGCTCTTGGAACGGAGTAATAAATTTGTCCGTCTGAATAAGGCTGGCGAAATTGTCTTTCATCATGCAAAAGAGATTCTTGCCCTCTACTCCAATATGCAATATTTAATTGATGATCTCACTAACAAAGCGAGCGGACCCATCGCGATTGGTGCGAGCTATACCTTTGGCGAATACATTTTGCCGCACATTATCGCTAGGCTGCAGGCAAAGTACCCGCTTATTACACCGACGATTCAGATTCACAATACTAAAGAAATCATTGACCTCGTCCAAACTCACCAACTAGATATCGGTATTGTAGAAGGGCATATTAACGAAAAGGTACCCAATGTAGAAATCGTTTCTGAAGATAAAATGGTCATTGTAGCTTCACCACAGCTTCCATTGCTAAAAGAGGGTCGTAGGGGGAAAATAGCGGAGCTGGGGGAGGAGACATGGATTTTACGAGAAAAGGGCTCAGGAACAAGGGAGGCTGCCGAACACCTCTTTGATAGTTTGGATTTTACCCCTAAGAAAGTGATGGAGTTTGGAAGTACACAGGTCATCAAGGAATCGGTTGAGGCCGGTCTAGGGATCAGCTTACTTTCCCAATGGGCCATAAAAAAAGAACTGATGTATGGCTATTTGGATATTGTTGACGTGGAAGGATTGCCGTTTAAACGGAATTTCTCTATCTTAACTCATTCGCCTTACCAAACGAAGGCTTTGCAACAATTTATTGAGGCATTAAGGGAGTATTTGGGAGGTTGATTGGGGGACAGGATTGGGGGACAGTCCCCCGCTGCTTTACTGCGGTGAAGGTGGTTTGTATGCTCCACCACAAAAATGAAAGGTCTTTTCGTAAATTTTGTTGCTCTTTCTAACATAAAAGGCAAATTCGGACAGCTTGGTTCATTACAAGGGTAACCATGTCCGAATCAAGGATGGATTCGGCCAGAATTACTTCTCCTAAGCCAAGCCTTGTCCGAATCAAGGTTGGATTCAGACAGAGTTCCTTTTCCAAAGCCAAGCCATGTCCGAATCAAGGATGGATTCGGCCAGAATTACTTCTCCTAAGCCAAGCCTTGTCCGAATCAAGGTTGGATTCGGCCAGAGTTCCTTCTCCAAAGCTAAACCATGTCCGAATCAAGGTTGGATTCAGACAGAGTTCCTTTTCCAAAGCCAAGCCATGTCCGAATCAAGGTTGGATTCGGCCAGAGTTCCTTCTCCAAAGCCAAACCATGTCCGAATCAACGTTGGATTCAGACAGAGTTCCTTCTCCAAAGCCAAACCTTGTCCGTATTAAGGTTAGATTCGGCCAGAGCTCCTTTACCAAAGCCAAGCCTTGACCGAATCAAGATAGGACCGGACAACCTTTCTTTTTCCAAATGCCTTTCTATCCGAAAATCTGAGACTTCATAGAAAATAAATACTAATCTTGCAAAAACAGCCAAAATAAAAGAAAAGACCCCTTCTCAAACCCGGTCATCTATTGACCAAACTAGCCGCGGGTGATTTAATATAATCATAGTGGTTGGGTCACTGAGCCATAAACAAGGGAGGGTAATCAATTTATGAAAGCCTTGATAACAGAACTAATTTGGAATGAAGGAATTGAGGAACTAGTTCGCCAAGGGTTTGAGGTGCACTATGATGAGAGTCTATGGAACAATCGCGCACAGCTACTCCAGATGGTCAAAGAGTACGACGCAATAATTGTTCGGAATCAAACCAAGGTGGATCAGGAATTACTACATGCCGGAAGCCGCTTGAAGGTAGTCGGCCGCCTGGGAGTGGGAATGGATAACATTGATATCCCAGCTGCGAAAGCAAGAGGGATTCAAGTGGTGTATGGGCGTCATGCGAATGCGACCTCTGTTGCGGAATATGTGCTGTCGGCCATGTTAATTGCGAACCGGCCGCTCTATCTAGCAGATGCAGATATTCGAACCGGAAATTGGAACCGTAAACGGTTCACGGGCGGCGAAATCGCCAACAAAACACTTGGATTAATTGGACTAGGTGAAATCTCGCATCGTGTAGCGAAGCGGGCACTTGCTTTTGGCATGAAGGTCATTGGCTATGATCCATTTGTCACCGAGTACGACCACATTGTTTCCGAAACCGGAATCCAGCTTAAAAACTCCTTAGATGACGTATTAACCATGTCCGATTTCATCTCCTTACATGTTCCTTTAACACCTCAGACGCACTATTTAATCTCCGAATTCGAATTGAGAAAGATGAAACCAACAGCGTATATCATCAATACCTCTAGAGGAGGCATCATAAATGAACCGGCACTGGCGACTGCACTGAATAGCCAAACAATTGCCGGGGCCTTTTTAGATGTCCTTGAAGTAGAACCAATCTCACCATCTAATCAACTCTTATCCTGCGAAACTGCGACAATCACACCACATATTGCAGGACTCACCGACGAATCTCAAATCAGAACCTCGTTATTAGTTGCAAAGGAAGTAATAAAAGTAGTCAATGGGGAACGCTCCTTATGCACTGTCTAAACAAAATATTTAGAAAATTAAAATATTATTGTTGACTATCCAGTTATTAGGTGTTTTAATAAGGTTATAGAAATTGGTTGGGTCACTCAACCACAATCACCAACCGCAACAACCAAAACCACAACCATAACCAAAAAGGAGGCTTTCAAATGAGTATCAACAGTCAAGCAAATACTCTCACGGAACAACAGCCAGAGGCGGCTGGAAATGTAAGCACTCACAAATTTTTAATCCATCATCGTGGCGATCATGTAGGAGTGGCTACTACTCCCATTCAAAAAGGAGAAAAAGTCATCGGCGTGTATATGGATGACAATTCCGATGTAACAGTAGTGTCAAAAGGGGATATTCCTCTAGGCCACAAAATCTCCTTAGTTAATTTAGAAAAAGGAGAACCAGTTTTAAAGTATGGAGTGCAAGTTGGGGTAACAACAGAAAAGTGGGAAATTGGCGATTACGTTCATACCCACAATATTAAAACGGCGAGGTGGTAGGAGATGGGAC comes from the Neobacillus sp. PS2-9 genome and includes:
- a CDS encoding hydroxyacid dehydrogenase, giving the protein MKALITELIWNEGIEELVRQGFEVHYDESLWNNRAQLLQMVKEYDAIIVRNQTKVDQELLHAGSRLKVVGRLGVGMDNIDIPAAKARGIQVVYGRHANATSVAEYVLSAMLIANRPLYLADADIRTGNWNRKRFTGGEIANKTLGLIGLGEISHRVAKRALAFGMKVIGYDPFVTEYDHIVSETGIQLKNSLDDVLTMSDFISLHVPLTPQTHYLISEFELRKMKPTAYIINTSRGGIINEPALATALNSQTIAGAFLDVLEVEPISPSNQLLSCETATITPHIAGLTDESQIRTSLLVAKEVIKVVNGERSLCTV
- a CDS encoding UxaA family hydrolase, whose amino-acid sequence is MSINSQANTLTEQQPEAAGNVSTHKFLIHHRGDHVGVATTPIQKGEKVIGVYMDDNSDVTVVSKGDIPLGHKISLVNLEKGEPVLKYGVQVGVTTEKWEIGDYVHTHNIKTARW
- a CDS encoding LysR family transcriptional regulator; its protein translation is MDHYLEVFVKVVEKGNFSKAAEDLHMTQPAVSQYIKVMEESVGARLLERSNKFVRLNKAGEIVFHHAKEILALYSNMQYLIDDLTNKASGPIAIGASYTFGEYILPHIIARLQAKYPLITPTIQIHNTKEIIDLVQTHQLDIGIVEGHINEKVPNVEIVSEDKMVIVASPQLPLLKEGRRGKIAELGEETWILREKGSGTREAAEHLFDSLDFTPKKVMEFGSTQVIKESVEAGLGISLLSQWAIKKELMYGYLDIVDVEGLPFKRNFSILTHSPYQTKALQQFIEALREYLGG
- a CDS encoding putative sulfate exporter family transporter gives rise to the protein MSSQSARALSSHEIAGQQQQQKKPEPKSKAGLWVGGIAFTIVIAAAGFALSAIPGFNRVGPMACAIILAIIYRQFFGYPEKIKAGIQFSARYFLRFAIILYGLKLNVDVILNQGLGLVVRDAGVIVFAILATVWLGKRLKADSSLSLLLGVGTGVCGAAAIAAVAPIIKAKEEDTAIGVGIIALVGTIFSIVYTIIRPLLPLSAVDYGIWSGSSLHEIAHVALAGAPAGPDGLAMALLAKLGRVLLLVPLCFILMYWMKRKSADAAGETKVDFPWFLVGFILMSLFGSYAVGTWVPVPAAVLDGISTATTFILTSAMVGLGLNVSLRDLRTKALRPLIAMLITSIFLSVITFFIL